The following are from one region of the Hymenobacter radiodurans genome:
- a CDS encoding transporter translates to MIKLYWLVLALLPLTSAFAQKPEKGTKMDGYSLFRPVPRDSMRELHPDRPGITESPFTIDPGHFQVEGDFLRLLNGRTQGERHRTWQIAPLVFKLGITDQTDFQVALESYTIEKEWPHNEPQQRRSGFGDVTLRLKRNLIGDDDETRVAMAVTGFVRLPTGGSEGAGGSEMGIVVPVNYHLAENWELTTQLEGDRAYDREDKQHYFQFVPSITTEHSFSDALGAYGEVVGRWNTRKNEWQATFNLGPELKIGENLQLDMGALLPLTHNTDHEFFVGITVRI, encoded by the coding sequence ATGATTAAACTCTACTGGCTAGTGCTAGCCTTATTGCCCCTGACTTCGGCCTTTGCCCAAAAGCCCGAGAAAGGCACTAAGATGGATGGCTACTCCCTATTTCGGCCCGTGCCCCGCGACTCTATGCGCGAGCTCCACCCCGATCGGCCGGGCATTACGGAAAGCCCTTTCACCATCGATCCTGGTCATTTTCAGGTGGAAGGCGACTTTTTGAGACTTCTCAATGGCCGCACGCAGGGAGAGCGCCATCGGACGTGGCAGATAGCGCCGCTCGTATTCAAGCTTGGTATCACTGACCAAACCGATTTTCAAGTTGCCCTAGAGTCGTATACGATAGAAAAGGAATGGCCTCACAATGAGCCGCAGCAACGCCGCAGCGGGTTCGGTGACGTAACCTTACGACTGAAGCGAAACCTCATCGGCGACGATGATGAAACTCGTGTTGCGATGGCCGTTACGGGGTTTGTACGCCTGCCTACGGGGGGAAGTGAAGGCGCTGGCGGCTCAGAAATGGGCATTGTGGTGCCAGTCAACTACCATTTGGCCGAAAATTGGGAGCTCACTACTCAACTGGAAGGTGACCGCGCTTACGACCGTGAAGACAAGCAGCATTATTTTCAGTTCGTGCCCAGCATCACCACGGAGCACAGCTTTAGTGATGCCTTGGGGGCATATGGCGAAGTAGTAGGCCGCTGGAATACCCGTAAAAACGAGTGGCAAGCCACCTTCAACTTGGGCCCAGAACTGAAAATCGGAGAAAATCTCCAGCTTGATATGGGTGCCCTATTACCTCTCACCCATAACACGGACCACGAATTTTTCGTGGGTATTACGGTCAGAATATAA
- a CDS encoding TonB-dependent receptor yields the protein MKHFSLLIFSCLLSLEVVAQSGKVHGRIQAEGKPVPFASIGVKGTTQGATAMEDGVFALDNLPPGSHRLAISAIGYKATERAVTVTTGQTAHLNVTLQVSGGQELGEVVVSGTLHPVTRLESAVPVEVYNPTYFKKNPTPSVFEALQTVNGVRPQLNCNICNTGDIHINGLEGPYTMVLLDGMPIVSGLSTVYGLTGIPNSLVERIEVVKGPASTLYGSEAVGGIINIITRDPEKAPQVSADAFSTGWGEHNVDLALKTRVGKVTSLLGANGFVYDSPRDANGDGFTDIALAKRISVFDKLTLARPEKRVASLAARYLYEDRWGGQMQWSPEFRGGDSLYAESIYTSRAEVISAYQLPIRGPQVMLSTSLNTHNQNSVYGTTVYKAQQNIAFGQLTAAHTAGRHQLLLGSALRLTHFDDNTPATATGDSLAPKNAPQRTWLPGVFVQDEVRFNSKHSLLLGLRYDYNSYHGSIFTPRLNYKFSPDDHQTFRLSMGNGYRVVNVFTEDHAALTGARTVIIRNSLRPERSYNANLNYQRLLPIGQSLLSFDASAFYTYFTNKITPDYTSDPTLLIYDNLRGHAVSRGLTLNADLTFGFPLTAILGVTALDVYQVSGEGTKQKQRQLLTERISGTFALSYRFVEAGLSVDYTGNVYGPMRLPLLGSQDPRPASSPTFSIQNIQVTKRLGDKLEIYGGVKNLLNFRPTSAAIARAFDPFDKQVQFDAAGQPIATADNPNALTFDPSYVYASNQGIRGFLGLRYTVFGRPK from the coding sequence ATGAAACACTTCTCCCTACTGATTTTCAGTTGCCTACTTTCTCTTGAAGTAGTAGCGCAGTCGGGCAAGGTGCACGGCCGCATACAGGCAGAAGGTAAGCCAGTGCCCTTTGCCAGCATTGGTGTGAAGGGCACTACCCAGGGTGCGACGGCGATGGAGGATGGGGTTTTTGCTCTCGACAATTTGCCCCCCGGCAGCCACCGCCTAGCGATTAGTGCCATCGGTTACAAGGCCACTGAGCGGGCCGTAACTGTCACAACTGGCCAGACCGCTCATCTTAACGTGACTTTGCAAGTCAGCGGTGGGCAGGAGTTGGGCGAGGTAGTTGTGTCGGGCACGCTGCATCCCGTAACGCGGCTGGAATCGGCAGTGCCGGTGGAGGTCTACAACCCTACTTACTTCAAGAAGAACCCTACGCCATCGGTGTTTGAGGCTTTGCAAACGGTAAATGGGGTGCGGCCCCAGCTCAACTGCAACATCTGCAACACCGGCGATATTCATATCAATGGTTTGGAAGGCCCCTACACCATGGTGCTTCTGGACGGCATGCCCATCGTGAGCGGCCTAAGTACGGTGTATGGCCTAACTGGCATTCCGAACAGCCTCGTGGAACGCATTGAAGTAGTAAAAGGACCAGCCTCAACCCTCTACGGTTCCGAAGCGGTGGGCGGCATCATCAATATCATCACCCGCGACCCGGAAAAAGCCCCCCAGGTATCGGCCGATGCCTTTAGCACGGGTTGGGGTGAGCATAATGTCGATCTGGCCTTGAAGACGCGGGTAGGTAAAGTGACTTCATTGCTGGGCGCCAATGGCTTTGTGTATGACTCACCCCGCGACGCCAATGGCGACGGCTTCACCGACATTGCCTTAGCCAAGCGCATCTCGGTATTCGATAAGCTCACACTGGCTCGCCCCGAAAAGCGCGTGGCTTCGCTGGCAGCGCGCTATTTATATGAGGACCGCTGGGGCGGACAAATGCAATGGTCGCCGGAGTTCCGGGGTGGCGACAGTCTGTACGCCGAGTCTATTTATACGAGTCGGGCGGAGGTAATCAGTGCGTATCAGCTACCCATTCGGGGGCCGCAGGTGATGCTGAGCACGTCGCTGAATACGCATAATCAGAACTCGGTGTATGGTACTACGGTGTATAAGGCGCAGCAGAATATTGCCTTTGGCCAACTTACCGCCGCCCATACGGCTGGTCGGCATCAATTGCTGCTGGGCTCGGCGCTGCGCCTCACGCACTTCGACGACAATACGCCCGCCACGGCCACCGGCGACTCGCTGGCACCCAAAAATGCCCCCCAACGCACCTGGTTGCCGGGGGTCTTTGTGCAGGATGAGGTGCGCTTCAATTCCAAGCACTCCTTGCTGCTGGGTCTGCGCTATGATTACAACTCGTATCACGGCAGCATTTTCACCCCCCGCCTCAACTACAAGTTTTCGCCCGATGATCACCAGACGTTTCGCCTAAGTATGGGCAATGGCTACCGGGTGGTGAACGTGTTTACGGAAGACCACGCTGCTCTCACCGGCGCCCGCACTGTTATCATTCGCAATTCTTTGCGGCCCGAGCGCAGCTACAACGCCAATCTGAACTACCAGCGTCTACTGCCGATCGGGCAAAGCTTGTTGAGCTTCGATGCCAGCGCTTTCTACACCTATTTCACCAATAAGATTACGCCCGATTATACTTCTGACCCGACGCTGCTGATTTATGATAACCTGCGCGGGCACGCCGTGTCGCGGGGGCTCACGCTGAACGCTGATCTGACGTTTGGCTTTCCGCTGACGGCTATTCTAGGAGTCACGGCACTAGATGTCTATCAGGTGAGCGGTGAAGGCACGAAACAGAAGCAACGACAGCTACTTACGGAGCGGATATCAGGTACGTTTGCGCTGAGCTACCGCTTCGTGGAAGCTGGCCTGAGTGTAGATTACACTGGCAATGTGTACGGGCCTATGCGTTTGCCTTTGCTGGGATCTCAGGATCCGCGGCCGGCCTCGTCGCCTACGTTCAGCATTCAGAACATACAGGTAACCAAGCGGCTGGGCGACAAGCTGGAAATATATGGGGGCGTAAAAAACCTGCTCAACTTCCGCCCTACTTCCGCAGCTATTGCCCGCGCCTTTGACCCTTTCGACAAGCAAGTACAGTTCGACGCCGCGGGCCAGCCTATAGCTACCGCCGACAATCCGAACGCGCTGACGTTTGACCCGAGCTATGTGTACGCCTCCAACCAAGGCATCAGGGGCTTTCTGGGGCTGCGATACACCGTGTTCGGCCGCCCAAAATGA
- a CDS encoding Nramp family divalent metal transporter, with the protein MQEVYASIKVPAHDASFWRKLFAFWGPGLMVAVGYMDPGNWATDIAGGARYGYTLLSVILISNLFAMLLQHLAAKLGIVTGRDLAQACRDHYSKPVAMVLWVLCEVAIAACDLAEVIGSAIALNLLFGLPLPWGVVLTILDVLVVLYFQNKGFRIIESIVAGLIVVIFGCFLYEIIASNPDWLGIAAGLVPQTKVVTDPGMLYIAIGILGATVMPHNLYLHSSIVQTRAIEQTEQGKRMAIKFATIDSTVALFLAFFVNAAILVTAAAAFHRNGYFNVADINDAHKLLAPVLGAGAASVLFAVALLASGQNSTLTGTLAGQIVMEGFLHIRLKPWLRRLITRAIAVIPAFIVTVLYGEKGTGELLVLSQVILSLQLSFAVVPLVLFTGSKLKMGVFTNSPLIKILAWTVSAIIITLNAYLLFEMFVG; encoded by the coding sequence TTGCAGGAGGTGTATGCGAGCATTAAAGTACCCGCGCACGATGCGTCTTTCTGGCGTAAGCTGTTTGCCTTCTGGGGGCCCGGCCTCATGGTGGCAGTGGGCTACATGGACCCCGGCAACTGGGCCACCGATATTGCCGGCGGCGCCCGCTATGGCTACACGCTGCTATCGGTTATCCTGATTTCCAACCTGTTTGCCATGCTGCTCCAGCACTTGGCGGCTAAGCTGGGCATCGTGACGGGCCGCGACCTGGCGCAGGCCTGCCGCGACCACTACTCCAAGCCTGTAGCGATGGTGCTGTGGGTGCTCTGCGAAGTTGCCATCGCCGCCTGCGACTTAGCGGAGGTCATCGGATCAGCCATTGCGTTGAATCTGCTGTTTGGCTTACCGCTGCCGTGGGGCGTGGTGCTTACTATTCTGGATGTGTTGGTGGTGCTTTATTTCCAGAATAAAGGCTTCCGCATCATCGAGAGCATCGTAGCGGGCCTCATCGTGGTGATTTTTGGCTGCTTTCTGTACGAAATTATTGCTTCTAACCCCGATTGGCTGGGTATTGCTGCTGGCTTGGTACCCCAGACGAAAGTCGTGACGGACCCTGGCATGCTCTACATCGCCATTGGTATTCTGGGGGCTACGGTAATGCCTCACAACCTGTATTTGCACTCCAGCATTGTGCAAACCCGTGCCATCGAGCAGACGGAGCAGGGCAAGCGCATGGCCATTAAATTCGCCACTATCGACTCTACGGTGGCTCTCTTTCTCGCGTTTTTCGTAAATGCGGCTATTCTGGTAACGGCGGCGGCCGCGTTCCATCGCAATGGCTATTTCAACGTGGCCGATATCAACGATGCGCATAAGCTGTTGGCGCCGGTGCTGGGCGCGGGCGCGGCCAGTGTGTTGTTTGCTGTAGCGTTGCTAGCATCCGGGCAAAACTCAACCCTGACGGGTACGCTGGCGGGGCAAATCGTGATGGAAGGCTTTCTGCACATCCGTTTGAAGCCTTGGTTGCGTCGTCTCATCACCCGCGCCATTGCCGTAATTCCTGCCTTTATCGTTACGGTGCTTTATGGAGAGAAAGGCACGGGCGAGCTGCTGGTTCTTAGCCAAGTTATTCTTTCACTGCAACTTAGCTTCGCAGTAGTGCCCTTGGTACTGTTTACGGGCAGTAAGCTCAAGATGGGCGTATTTACGAACTCCCCATTGATTAAAATCCTCGCCTGGACGGTTTCGGCTATTATCATCACGCTGAACGCTTACCTACTGTTCGAGATGTTTGTGGGTTAA
- a CDS encoding cation diffusion facilitator family transporter: MTLSESKLRLGILSLVVSAVLVAVKFYAYMLTASQAVLTDALESIINVFTSGFALYSLYLSGLPKDENHPYGHGKVEYLSVGFEGALILIAGVYIFYSATLAFLEPHAIARPDLGMALLGITALINLAVGFLLIRSGRKLKSVALVGDGQHLYLDAVSTLVSCVALLLVAATGNVLFDAGAALLLGALLW, translated from the coding sequence ATGACGCTTTCTGAATCTAAGCTACGCCTTGGCATCCTGTCCCTTGTGGTAAGTGCCGTGCTGGTAGCTGTGAAGTTCTACGCCTATATGCTCACGGCCTCACAGGCCGTACTCACTGACGCCCTGGAATCCATTATCAATGTGTTTACTAGTGGGTTTGCGCTGTATAGTCTGTATTTATCAGGCTTGCCCAAAGATGAAAATCACCCTTATGGCCACGGCAAAGTAGAGTACCTATCAGTAGGGTTTGAGGGTGCTCTTATCTTGATTGCGGGCGTTTATATTTTCTACAGCGCCACGCTGGCCTTCCTAGAGCCCCATGCTATTGCCCGGCCCGACTTAGGTATGGCTTTGCTAGGCATTACGGCGCTGATAAATCTGGCCGTAGGCTTTCTGCTGATTCGGTCTGGCCGTAAGCTGAAATCGGTGGCCTTGGTGGGCGATGGGCAGCACCTGTACCTCGATGCGGTGAGTACGCTTGTCTCCTGCGTAGCCTTGCTGCTGGTGGCTGCTACGGGCAACGTATTGTTTGATGCGGGCGCGGCGCTGCTGCTGGGGGCTTTATTGTGGTAA
- a CDS encoding cation diffusion facilitator family transporter, which translates to MVNGLRMVRRSVGGLMDESDVVIVREVIGELQQFRRPAWIDVHNLRVLRYGANLHIDCHMTMPYYFSLDEIHNELNDIEALIRQRFDVDVEMFVHADPCTATACAHCHMSECPVRQHPFSQEIGWTLTNAVKNERHQLVVEQ; encoded by the coding sequence GTGGTAAATGGCCTGCGCATGGTGCGCCGCTCGGTGGGCGGCCTCATGGATGAGTCGGATGTGGTAATCGTGCGGGAAGTAATTGGCGAGCTACAGCAGTTTCGCCGCCCCGCCTGGATTGATGTGCACAACCTGCGCGTGTTGCGCTACGGCGCCAACCTCCACATCGACTGCCACATGACGATGCCGTATTACTTCAGCCTCGATGAAATTCATAACGAGCTAAACGATATCGAAGCCCTCATTCGCCAGCGCTTCGATGTAGATGTGGAGATGTTCGTACACGCCGACCCCTGCACCGCTACGGCGTGCGCTCACTGCCATATGTCGGAGTGCCCAGTGCGCCAGCACCCATTTAGCCAGGAAATCGGCTGGACGCTAACCAACGCCGTGAAGAACGAGCGGCACCAATTGGTAGTAGAGCAATAG
- a CDS encoding PQQ-dependent sugar dehydrogenase, whose protein sequence is MKTLAASLLLVSSLLPTAVSAQTTTFTVGNTTVSATPLATGLDIPWEIIWGPDDFIWMTERGGRISRVNPTTGQISPLLSVPDVAPTGESGLLGMVLHPDFATTSPYLYIVYNYNDNGLKEKVVRYTYNAATTSLSAPLVLLGNITSTTTHSGSRLLILPDRTLLMTTGDAQLRSDSQNPASLNGKILRMNLDGSIPADNPTPGSRVYSLGHRNAQGLVRLPSGRVYSSEHGENSDDEINLIEPGRNYGWPNVPGKCDGSETTFCAANNVREPLFTWTPTLAVAGLAYYDSPAIPEWRGSLLMATLKASKLVQLPLTATGDAIATSTPPDFLANRYGRLRALCVSPAGRVYVATSNGSGNDQIVTLENRGFVLSTKSEARNAALGLWPNPARQTVAVRLPATPTSATSATIHDALGRVVRTAKFAPQQAELSLNLAGLRAGVYVVQVRNATEQYARRLVIE, encoded by the coding sequence ATGAAAACCCTCGCCGCTTCATTGTTGCTGGTCAGCAGTCTGCTACCTACTGCTGTATCTGCCCAGACCACCACCTTTACTGTCGGCAATACTACTGTTTCGGCTACTCCATTGGCGACTGGCCTTGATATCCCGTGGGAGATAATTTGGGGACCGGATGACTTCATCTGGATGACGGAGCGAGGCGGACGCATCAGTCGCGTAAACCCAACTACAGGGCAGATTTCACCCTTACTGAGCGTGCCAGATGTGGCGCCCACCGGCGAAAGCGGCCTGCTGGGTATGGTGCTTCACCCCGATTTTGCTACTACTTCGCCTTACCTCTATATCGTCTATAACTACAATGATAATGGGCTAAAGGAAAAGGTAGTGCGCTATACCTACAACGCGGCTACCACTTCGCTCAGTGCCCCACTGGTGCTCCTAGGCAACATCACTTCCACTACTACTCACAGCGGCTCGCGTCTGCTCATTCTCCCCGACCGCACGTTGCTCATGACCACTGGCGATGCCCAGCTTCGCTCTGACTCGCAGAACCCGGCTTCACTCAACGGCAAGATTCTGCGCATGAACCTAGACGGCAGCATTCCCGCCGATAATCCTACGCCAGGCAGCCGGGTGTATTCGTTAGGCCACCGCAACGCGCAGGGCTTGGTGCGTTTGCCATCAGGACGTGTCTACAGCTCGGAGCATGGAGAAAACTCTGATGATGAAATCAACCTGATAGAGCCGGGCCGCAATTATGGCTGGCCCAACGTACCGGGCAAATGTGACGGCAGCGAAACTACCTTTTGCGCCGCCAATAATGTTCGTGAGCCCCTTTTTACTTGGACCCCTACTCTAGCTGTGGCTGGGTTGGCTTATTATGATTCGCCCGCCATTCCGGAGTGGCGCGGAAGCCTGCTCATGGCTACCCTGAAGGCTTCTAAGCTGGTTCAGCTTCCGCTCACCGCTACTGGCGACGCTATAGCGACCAGTACGCCGCCAGACTTTCTGGCTAATAGATATGGGCGTCTGCGGGCGTTGTGCGTCTCGCCAGCGGGCCGCGTGTATGTGGCGACCAGCAACGGCAGCGGCAACGATCAGATTGTGACCCTGGAAAACCGGGGATTTGTGCTCAGTACCAAGTCTGAAGCGCGCAACGCGGCGCTGGGCCTTTGGCCGAATCCGGCGCGTCAGACGGTAGCGGTGCGCCTGCCAGCTACGCCCACATCAGCTACTTCCGCCACCATTCATGATGCGCTGGGGCGCGTGGTGCGCACGGCCAAATTTGCCCCCCAGCAAGCTGAGTTAAGTTTGAATCTGGCCGGCTTACGAGCGGGCGTGTATGTGGTGCAGGTGCGTAACGCAACAGAGCAATACGCGCGGCGCTTGGTAATTGAGTAG
- a CDS encoding amidase, with amino-acid sequence MTKKLLPLLAIGAISFGAGAMLPRPAADLPPITVPMLQAAQGLLGLNFTAAQLDSTRRDLEDNRKDYEQIRQVKLPNSVAPTLVFDPVPLRLRQAMLPKASNDFGKLPPTAKVKLPANRDDLAFYTVRQLSELVRTKQISSEELTRFFLARLKKYDPKLLCVTTLTEELALQQAREADKEIKAGKYRGPLHGIPFGVKDLFSTKTYKTTWGSVPYKDQMLDEDAAVVTRLREAGGVLVAKFTLGELAMGDVWYGGKTRSPWNITQGSSGSSAGSASAVAAGLVPYAIGTETLGSIVSPSTACGVTGLRPSYGRISRAGAMALSWSMDKVGPLARSAEDCALVFAALVGADARDPATTTIPAGFKYAFDTDIKKLRVGYLKADFDRDYPTKANDQASLEVMRKLGVQLVPLDLHDLPDGELTFVLGAEGAAAFDELTRSGRDAMMVNQGRNAWPNSFRTARFIPAVEYIQAQRVRRQLIEEVDKRMQGFDAYLAPSFGGPNLVITNLTGHPAVVVPNGFRANGLPSTITFGGQLFEEGKLLALVKAYQDATDFDEKHPPLNF; translated from the coding sequence ATGACGAAAAAACTACTGCCGCTGTTGGCGATTGGTGCCATCAGCTTCGGCGCGGGCGCTATGTTGCCCCGCCCCGCCGCCGATTTGCCCCCCATCACGGTACCCATGCTGCAGGCGGCGCAGGGCTTGTTAGGCCTAAATTTCACCGCTGCCCAACTCGACTCCACCCGCCGCGACCTCGAAGACAACCGCAAAGATTACGAGCAGATTCGCCAGGTGAAGCTGCCCAATAGCGTGGCGCCCACGCTCGTCTTCGACCCCGTGCCGCTTCGCCTGCGCCAAGCCATGCTACCCAAAGCCAGCAACGACTTTGGAAAATTGCCCCCCACAGCCAAAGTAAAGCTGCCCGCCAACCGCGACGATCTGGCTTTCTACACCGTGCGCCAGCTCAGTGAGCTAGTACGCACCAAACAAATTTCCTCCGAGGAGCTAACCCGGTTTTTCTTAGCCCGCCTCAAAAAATACGACCCCAAGCTGCTCTGCGTCACCACCCTGACCGAGGAACTCGCTCTACAGCAAGCCCGGGAGGCTGACAAAGAGATCAAGGCTGGCAAATACCGTGGCCCGCTGCATGGTATCCCGTTCGGTGTCAAAGATTTATTCAGCACCAAAACCTACAAAACTACTTGGGGCTCTGTGCCTTACAAAGACCAAATGCTGGACGAAGACGCGGCCGTCGTAACCCGTTTGCGCGAGGCGGGGGGCGTTTTGGTCGCCAAATTTACCCTCGGTGAATTGGCCATGGGCGACGTGTGGTACGGGGGCAAAACCCGCTCGCCCTGGAATATTACGCAGGGCAGCAGTGGCTCCTCAGCTGGCTCGGCTTCGGCAGTAGCCGCCGGGTTAGTGCCCTACGCTATTGGCACCGAAACCTTGGGCTCCATCGTAAGCCCCAGCACGGCCTGCGGGGTTACGGGTTTGCGACCCTCTTACGGGCGCATAAGTAGGGCTGGAGCCATGGCTTTGAGCTGGAGCATGGATAAAGTAGGCCCGTTGGCGCGATCGGCCGAAGATTGTGCGCTGGTGTTTGCTGCCCTGGTCGGCGCTGATGCCCGCGACCCCGCTACCACAACCATCCCGGCCGGCTTCAAGTACGCGTTCGATACCGACATCAAAAAGCTGCGGGTTGGCTATCTGAAAGCCGATTTCGACCGTGATTATCCCACGAAAGCAAACGACCAAGCTTCCCTGGAGGTAATGCGAAAACTGGGCGTGCAGCTTGTTCCGCTCGATTTGCATGACCTGCCTGATGGAGAGCTGACATTTGTGCTCGGGGCGGAGGGCGCCGCCGCCTTCGACGAGCTCACCCGCTCGGGCCGCGATGCAATGATGGTGAATCAGGGCCGGAATGCTTGGCCAAATTCGTTTCGCACCGCGCGCTTTATTCCGGCTGTAGAATACATTCAGGCTCAGCGGGTTCGGCGCCAGCTGATTGAGGAAGTAGATAAGCGCATGCAGGGGTTTGATGCGTATCTTGCACCTTCATTTGGTGGTCCTAATTTGGTTATTACCAACCTCACAGGCCATCCGGCGGTAGTAGTGCCTAATGGCTTTCGCGCCAATGGCTTGCCCAGCACCATCACGTTTGGCGGGCAGCTTTTTGAAGAAGGTAAGCTGCTAGCGTTGGTAAAAGCTTATCAAGACGCGACGGATTTTGATGAAAAACACCCCCCGCTTAACTTTTAG
- a CDS encoding GNAT family N-acetyltransferase, with product MPSSLHQRADGYLISTDPARLDLDVIHDFLANDSYWARKMPRELLDRAIRNSLNFGLYAPDGRQAGFARVVTDRATFTWLCDVFVLPEFRGKGLSKWLMECVWAHPDLQGQRRHLLATLDAHTLYTQFGFSPLAEPERFLEIRFSNPYGVPTSH from the coding sequence ATGCCTTCCAGCCTTCACCAACGCGCCGACGGCTACCTTATCTCCACCGACCCTGCCCGCTTGGACTTGGACGTTATCCACGATTTCCTAGCTAATGACTCGTACTGGGCTCGTAAAATGCCCCGCGAATTACTGGATCGGGCCATCCGAAACTCGCTCAACTTCGGCCTGTATGCTCCTGATGGTCGCCAAGCTGGCTTCGCCCGCGTTGTTACCGACCGCGCTACGTTCACTTGGCTCTGCGACGTGTTTGTGCTGCCCGAGTTTAGAGGCAAGGGCTTATCGAAATGGCTGATGGAATGCGTGTGGGCGCACCCTGATTTGCAAGGACAACGCCGTCATCTGCTGGCTACACTGGATGCGCACACGCTCTATACCCAGTTCGGATTTAGCCCTTTAGCCGAGCCAGAGCGCTTTTTGGAGATACGCTTCTCGAATCCGTACGGCGTACCCACCAGTCACTAG
- a CDS encoding HD domain-containing protein, with translation MTTDLTAHWHQLTTPFTPDAAVRTATFQQLAAAYEASGRHYHTLTHIRALLRAVEEFSLPLNDIEAVQLAIWFHDAVYNPMRTDNEARSAELARQFLAQTTFDSDRTNRVAFLIEQTKDHTQLQPNDVDLHFFLDADLQILGAPEPDYQQYAQQIRQEYWLVPGPLYRRGRRAVLQKMLDTVMLYRTEFFREKLETRARHNLRSELESL, from the coding sequence ATGACCACCGACTTAACAGCTCATTGGCACCAGCTAACAACGCCTTTCACCCCAGATGCGGCTGTACGCACAGCTACTTTTCAGCAACTCGCCGCAGCTTATGAAGCCTCTGGGCGGCACTACCACACACTCACGCATATTCGGGCTTTGCTGCGGGCGGTAGAAGAATTTTCGCTTCCACTCAATGATATAGAGGCTGTGCAACTGGCTATCTGGTTTCATGATGCGGTGTATAACCCAATGCGAACCGATAATGAAGCCCGTAGCGCTGAGCTGGCGCGGCAATTCTTGGCGCAGACTACGTTTGATTCTGACCGAACCAACCGCGTTGCTTTTCTCATTGAGCAAACCAAGGATCACACCCAGCTTCAACCCAACGACGTGGATTTGCATTTCTTTCTGGATGCTGACTTACAGATTTTAGGCGCTCCGGAGCCAGATTACCAGCAATATGCCCAGCAAATACGGCAAGAATACTGGTTGGTGCCGGGGCCGCTCTACCGCCGAGGGCGGCGGGCGGTGCTGCAGAAAATGCTGGACACAGTAATGCTCTACCGTACCGAGTTTTTTCGCGAAAAGTTAGAAACCCGTGCCCGCCACAATTTGCGATCAGAGTTAGAAAGCTTGTAG